The following are from one region of the Coffea eugenioides isolate CCC68of chromosome 2, Ceug_1.0, whole genome shotgun sequence genome:
- the LOC113760801 gene encoding probable LRR receptor-like serine/threonine-protein kinase IRK: MRRLLLCCGLALILVVLYPISVNGLSPSMNDDVLGLIVFKADVQDPQGKLASWNEDDESPCIWNGVQCNPRSNRVSELVLDGFSLSGKLGRGLLQLQFLHRLSLADNNLTGSLSLSLGQLPNLRTVDLSGNSLSGPISSDFFQQCGSLRSLSLAKNKFSGQIPASLSSCSMLTSLNISSNQFSGQLPAGVWSMRALRTLDLSDNMLEGEIPKGIEGLTALRALNLRKNKFVGEIPDGIGGCIMLRSIDLSENSLSGALPGSMQKLTLCNDLSLQINAFTGNMPDWIGEMRSLEALDLSENNFSGGLPSSIGQLRSLKQLNISTNTFSGILPDSMSGCVNLLVLDVSHNSLSGNIPSWIFRLGLQQLIFSENRLSGTMDNAFAASMENSRQKVVALDISHNNLSGEIPLAIGVFSSLQVLNLSKNSLIGGIPSNIGELKLLDILDLSENQLNGSIPLEIGRATSLNKLILEKNFLAGNIPTSIGNCSMLTSLSLSQNNLTGPVPAAVAKLAYLQYVDLSFNKLIGTLPKQLADLGRLLSFNISHNQLQGELPAGAFFNTISPSSVSGNPGLCGASVNRTCPTVLPKPIVLNPNSSDSPPGSIPEKFGHEKKILSISALIAIGAAVVIVVGVIAITVLNLRVRSSASRSAAALTFSGGDEFSHSPSTDANSGKLVMFSGDPDFSTGTHALLNKDCELGRGGFGAVYRTVLKDGRSVAIKKLTVSSLVKSQDDFEREVKKLGKARHSNLVTLEGYYWTSSLQLLIYEFVSGGNLYKRLHEGSGGDYLSWNERFNTILGTAKSLAYLHQMNIIHYNLKSSNILIDSSGEPKVADYGLARLLPMLDRYVLSSKIQSALGYMAPEFACKTVKITEKCDVYGFGVLILEIVTGKRPVEYMEDDVVVLCDMVRGALEEGRVEECVDGRLQGKFPAEEAIPVMKLGLICTSQVPSNRPDMAEVVNILELIRCPSESQDDELG, encoded by the exons CTCTCTTTCAGGAAAACTAGGCAGAGGCCTTCTTCAACTCCAATTTCTTCATAGGCTTTCCCTGGCAGACAATAATCTTACAGGCAGCTTAAGCCTCAGCCTTGGCCAGCTTCCTAACCTCAGGACTGTAGATTTGAGTGGTAACAGTTTATCTGGACCGATTTCAAGTGATTTCTTTCAGCAATGTGGGTCTTTAAGATCGTTATCTTTGGCTAAAAACAAGTTTTCGGGTCAAATTCCTGCAAGTTTGAGCTCGTGCTCAATGCTTACTTCCCTGAATATCTCATCCAATCAATTTTCAGGGCAGTTACCCGCGGGGGTGTGGTCTATGCGTGCTCTTAGAACGCTTGATCTGTCTGACAATATGCTGGAGGGTGAGATTCCCAAGGGCATTGAAGGTTTGACCGCTTTGAGAGCACTAAACTTGCGTAAGAATAAGTTTGTTGGTGAAATTCCTGATGGAATTGGAGGTTGTATAATGTTGAGGTCAATTGATTTGAGTGAAAATTCTTTGTCAGGAGCGCTTCCCGGCTCAATGCAGAAGCTTACCTTATGTAATGATCTAAGTTTACAGATTAATGCATTTACAGGCAACATGCCAGATTGGATTGGAGAAATGAGAAGCCTTGAGGCACTGGATCTCTCTGAAAATAACTTTTCAGGTGGGCTTCCAAGTTCAATTGGCCAACTTCGCTCGTTAAAGCAGTTAAACAtatccaccaacacctttagtGGCATCCTGCCTGATTCTATGAGCGGCTGTGTAAACCTTTTGGTATTAGATGTTAGTCACAACTCTTTGAGTGGCAACATTCCTTCTTGGATTTTCAGATTGGGTTTACAGCAACTTATATTTTCAGAAAATAGATTGAGCGGGACTATGGACAATGCTTTTGCTGCATCAATGGAAAATTCTCGCCAAAAGGTTGTTGCTTTGGATATCTCGCACAACAATTTATCTGGTGAAATTCCTCTAGCCATTGGGGTTTTTAGTAGCTTGCAAGTTTTAAATTTGTCCAAAAACTCACTGATTGGTGGCATTCCATCAAATATTGGAGAACTGAAGTTGTTGGATATACTTGATTTGAGTGAGAATCAATTAAATGGTAGCATCCCTTTGGAAATTGGACGAGCTACATCTCTTAACAAACTGATCCTTGAGAAGAATTTTTTGGCTGGAAATATTCCTACATCGATTGGCAACTGTTCTATGTTAACCTCCCT GTCACTGTCACAGAACAATCTGACAGGCCCTGTACCTGCAGCCGTAGCTAAACTTGCGTACCTGCAGTATGTGGATTTGTCTTTTAACAAACTCATTGGAACCCTTCCAAAGCAGTTGGCAGATCTTGGCCGCCTTCTTTCCTTCAACATTTCACACAACCAGCTACAAGGTGAACTACCAGCCGGGGCTTTTTTCAATACCATATCTCCATCCTCAGTATCAGGCAATCCAGGACTTTGTGGTGCTTCAGTCAATAGAACCTGCCCTACTGTCCTCCCAAAACCTATTGTACTTAATCCCAACTCTTCTGATTCCCCTCCGGGCTCAATTCCTGAAAAATTCggtcatgaaaaaaaaattctcagcATTTCTGCCCTGATTGCCATTGGTGCAGCCGTTGTGATTGTCGTTGGCGTAATTGCTATCACTGTGCTCAATCTTCGTGTACGCTCTTCTGCATCTCGTTCTGCAGCTGCTCTCACGTTTTCTGGGGGTGATGAATTCAGTCATTCTCCTAGTACAGATGCCAATTCAGGCAAACTTGTCATGTTTTCTGGTGATCCTGATTTCAGTACGGGGACGCATGCTCTGCTCAACAAGGACTGTGAGCTTGGACGGGGTGGATTTGGAGCTGTCTACAGGACTGTTCTTAAAGATGGGCGCTCAGTTGCCATTAAGAAACTTACTGTCTCGAGCCTAGTCAAGTCGCAGGATGATTTTGAAAGGGAAGTTAAAAAATTGGGGAAAGCTCGTCATTCTAATCTTGTGACGCTTGAAGGTTATTACTGGACTTCATCACTTCAGCTTCTTATATATGAGTTTGTTTCCGGTGGAAATTTGTACAAGCGCCTTCACGAAGGATCTGGCGGAGACTACCTGTCGTGGAACGAGAGGTTTAATACGATTCTTGGGACTGCCAAAAGCTTGGCTTACTTGCACCAAATGAACATTATACACTACAATTTGAAGTCAAGCAATATCCTGATTGACAGCTCAGGTGAGCCCAAAGTTGCTGACTATGGATTAGCCAGGTTGCTGCCCATGTTAGATCGATACGTTTTGAGTAGCAAGATTCAAAGTGCACTTGGTTACATGGCACCTGAATTTGCTTGTAAAACTGTGAAGATAACTGAGAAGTGTGATGTGTATGGATTCGGGGTCCTGATTCTGGAAATAGTCACGGGGAAGAGACCGGTTGAGTACATGGAAGACGATGTGGTAGTACTTTGTGACATGGTCAGAGGAGCACTGGAAGAAGGCAGGGTGGAGGAATGTGTTGACGGGAGGCTGCAGGGGAAGTTTCCGGCCGAGGAAGCAATTCCAGTAATGAAATTGGGATTGATTTGTACATCTCAGGTGCCTTCAAACAGACCGGACATGGCAGAAGTGGTCAATATATTGGAACTGATTAGATGTCCTTCTGAAAGCCAGGATGATGAATTGGGATGA
- the LOC113760418 gene encoding uncharacterized protein LOC113760418, translated as MSHWKIMTFLSLLYLIWAVPQRSCAASLFHARRNLALQGDKFNRKPVQEASPSPSPGPAVAKSNSGDGYFRGNPPKTEASPSPSPGPEAAKSKSVDHNIEGNEPKKKEVVAQEICDLNFQKCHDDVTNVTACLLPKDEDANSGLFLLVHNDGQSSVKLNVTLLPVNSSQNDVDILAHKVRKINVSSIASGSSSIVVNAGNWSCVIERGVRIPPGLPSYTAYVKPINGAYLLLATALLIGVMWACCKIGRDGRHLNGVPYQELEMGQQGPGSSRNVETLEESWDQSWDDDWDEEVTVKSPGGNHLGSRRANGVDSNGWGSDWNDQ; from the exons ATGAGTCATTGGAAGATCATGACTTTCTTGTCCTTGCTTTATTTGATCTGGGCTGTTCCACAACGATCATGCGCTGCATCTCTATTTCATGCTCGGCGGAACCTAGCCCTACAAGGTGACAAATTCAACCGAAAACCCGTTCAAGAG GCAAGTCCGTCACCGAGCCCTGGTCCGGCAGTTGCTAAATCAAATTCTGGGGATGGTTACTTTCGGGGCAATCCACCCAAGACAGAG GCAAGTCCTTCCCCGAGCCCTGGTCCAGAAGCCGCTAAATCAAAATCTGTGGATCATAACATTGAGGGCAATGAACCCAAAAAGAAAGAGGTAGTTGCCCAGGAAATATGTGACTTGAATTTCCAGAAATGCCATGATGATGTTACCAATGTCACAGCCTGCCTTCTTCCCAAAGATGAAGATG CTAACAGTGGACTGTTTCTTCTTGTCCACAATGATGGTCAGAGCTCCGTGAAACTGAATGTTACACTTCTTCCAGTAAATTCATCCCAAAATGATGTAGATATACTGGCACACAAAGTAAGAAAG ATCAATGTCTCATCTATTGCTAGCGGAAGCTCATCAATTGTAGTAAATGCTGGTAATTGGTCTTGCGTAATCGAAAGAGGTGTTCGAATTCCACCTGGCCTCCCCTCTTACACTGCATATGTAAAGCCCATAAATGGGGCCTACCTACTCCTTGCAACAGCTCTACTTATAGGAGTTATGTGGGCATGCTGCAAGATCGGGAGAGATGGAAGGCATCTCAATGGCGTTCCATACCAGGAACTTGAGATGGGGCAGCAAGGCCCTGGTTCATCAAGGAACGTGGAAACATTAGAAGAAAGTTGGGACCAGAGCTGGGATGATGACTGGGATGAAGAAGTGACAGTGAAGTCGCCCGGTGGAAATCACTTAGGAAGTAGACGCGCCAATGGGGTTGATTCCAATGGGTGGGGAAGTGACTGGAATGATCAGTGA
- the LOC113759844 gene encoding U-box domain-containing protein 62-like — MASEDMGLVQAQQRLDNGLSHPHPHLVFPDNSFSCGPPPPQPPRRVSAADHSSKATATRELTAAFIDHHHYFHQPPSADFRRATFSSPSPAASAASHPDNSHNWNLGIRASATTSGGDGSEDDDDDDGDDEEEDDDDDHNNNDDDDENEVEGIAASNDKINKNSRGKMASQKLKQLSSFGLKEGNVVGVAGRSGNEINNNCEMRNAVTIADADGEMYYSQYLQGTAEVGPHARQKDVLVVENGCGFSGRKEGSYLTESGDSLREILSDPLTGALMDDAMILPCGHSFGSGGIQHVLRMKSCYTCSQAVSEDSVSPNLSLRLAVQAFRREEELQVHRASKRRRERHEQDKGTYGDSVQTDHPRGRGVQFPFAVTDRVIIKGNKRTPPRFVGREAIVTTQCLNGWYVVKTLDNAESVKLQYRSLARVPDNPSPKPIATSKMTPNWL; from the exons ATGGCCTCTGAAGATATGGGCCTAGTCCAAGCCCAACAACGCCTTGATAATGGGCTTAGCCACCCCCACCCCCACCTCGTCTTCCCGGACAACTCCTTCTCCTGCGGCCCCCCGCCGCCTCAACCTCCACGCCGTGTCTCCGCCGCCGACCACAGCTCCAAAGCTACTGCCACTCGGGAGCTCACTGCGGCCTTCATTGACCACCACCACTACTTCCACCAGCCTCCGTCCGCTGACTTCCGCCGAGCCACCTTCTCCTCCCCCTCCCCCGCCGCCTCCGCCGCATCCCACCCGGACAATAGCCACAATTGGAACCTCGGCATCCGTGCCTCCGCCACCACCAGCGGCGGCGACGGATCCGAAGACGATGACGACGACGACGGCGACGACGAAGAAGAAGATGACGACGACGACCATAATAATAATGATGACGATGACGAAAACGAAGTTGAAGGGATTGCTGCCAGTAATGACAAGATCAACAAAAATAGCAGAGGCAAAATGGCAAGTCAGAAATTGAAGCAGCTGTCCTCATTTG GCTTGAAGGAGGGAAATGTTGTGGGGGTTGCGGGGCGGAGTGGAAATGAGATCAATAATAACTGCGAAATGAGGAATGCTGTGACAATAGCTGATGCTGATGGGGAGATGTACTACTCACAGTATCTGCAGGGGACGGCGGAGGTGGGACCACACGCCCGGCAGAAGGATGTTTTGGTGGTTGAGAATGGTTGTGGGTTTAGTGGAAGAAAGGAGGGTTCGTACTTGACTGAATCCGGGGACTCGTTGAGGGAAATTCTTTCGGATCCTTTGAC TGGAGCACTCATGGATGATGCAATGATACTGCCTTGTGGGCATTCATTTGGCAGTGGTGGGATACAGCACGTACTTAGAATG aaatcttGCTACACTTGTTCACAAGCAGTGTCAGAAGATTCTGTCTCCCCTAATCTAT CTCTTCGCTTGGCTGTCCAGGCATTCCGTCGAGAAGAGGAGTTGCAGGTTCACCGTGCATCAAAAAGGAGGAGGGAACGGCATGAGCAG GATAAGGGGACTTATGGTGATTCAGTTCAGACAGATCATCCAAGGGGTAGAGGAGTTCAATTTCCTTTTGCTGTGACTGACAGGGTTATTATAAAG GGTAACAAGAGGACGCCCCCACGTTTTGTTGGACGCGAGGCTATTGTTACCACACAATGTCTGAATGGATG GTACGTAGTAAAGACGTTGGACAATGCTGAAAGTGTAAAATTGCAGTATCGCTCCCTTGCCAGAGTTCCAGATAATCCATCGCCAAAGCCTATAGCAACAAGTAAAATGACACCCAACTGGTTGTAA
- the LOC113762799 gene encoding uncharacterized protein LOC113762799 encodes MEDESGVFDKSLGVPRSELKVLVGEKRARPEVEERSEFEQKRVKTRDLESVFRSEERTTKDAVHLAVDNATREIDLNANFGAPNNVLADDAMAPNNEECNVSLLNSRGFGLDLNEGDIFTFTMNKEPIHPCGIYGHSKSIDDSDCGSSVGPLEEKDPMKVWKEMKQNGFISSSHGGVPMPKPRGRKHKNDGIKRKMELAKKEQVDRFAKMAAPSGLLNELNPGIINHVRNKKQVHSIIEALLKSERNENSHSGSRQKDQTKRGTKDFSEVKDLQVINRAETKGHSLSHEDGSMNSLLERRQMSGYPASFNNSASLYSVLTGVDHESRMVDTRAMGSTSSFKHPNIENEDEILALKLSSAGAITSENNSSLSNEESANLTSVTSLSAQAASVASHWLELLHQDIKGRLAALRRSKKRVRAVIHTELPFLLSKEFLSVQENAPYNSKTADAGHSHNSAADAHRAKWNVLFDQMDRTLSEEEKQLESWLNQVTEMQLHCDTGLFKYSTAYSLQHSSTFENDCRLHKADNSERDLAVRAAAASIYSTCNFLLSMENLPCC; translated from the exons ATGGAGGACGAAAGTGGGGTTTTTGATAAATCCTTGGGAGTCCCTAGATCTGAATTGAAG GTTTTGGTGGGAGAGAAGAGAGCTCGCCCGGAAGTGGAAGAAAGATCCGAATTTGAACAAAAAAGAGTCAAAACAAGGGATCTTGAATCAGTGTTTCGTTCTGAAG AAAGGACAACAAAGGACGCGGTACATCTCGCAGTTGACAATGCAACCAGAGAAATAGACCTCAATGCTAACTTTGGTGCCCCCAACAATGTGCTTGCTGATGATGCTATGGCTCCCAACAATGAGGAATGTAATGTGAGTTTGTTAAATTCAAGAGGTTTTGGCTTAGATCTCAATGAAGGAGACATCTTTACCTTCACCATGAACAAGGAGCCAATTCATCCTTGTGGAATCTATGGACATTCAAAATCTATAGATGATTCTGATTGTGGTAGTTCTGTTGGCCCTTTGGAGGAGAAAGATCCAATGAAGGTTTGGAAAGAGATGAAACAAAATGGATTCATATCGTCTTCTCATGGTGGAGTGCCGATGCCAAAGCCACGTGGAAGAAAACACAAGAACGATGGGATCAAGAGAAAGATGGAGCTTGCTAAAAAAGAACAAGTGGACAGGTTTGCTAAGATGGCTGCTCCTAGTGGGTTGCTTAATGAACTGAATCCTGGGATCATAAATCATGTGAGAAACAAAAAGCAGGTTCATTCTATAATTGAGGCTCTTCTGAAGTCGGAAAGAAATGAGAATTCTCACTCAGGCAGTAGACAGAAAGACCAAACAAAAAGGGGAACGAAAGACTTTAGTGAAGTGAAGGACTTACAAGTCATAAATCGAGCAGAAACTAAGGGACATTCACTCTCTCATGAAGATGGTTCAATGAATAGTTTGCTGGAGAGAAGGCAGATGAGTGGATATCCGGCATCCTTTAATAACTCAGCTTCGTTGTACTCGGTGCTGACAGGTGTTGATCATGAATCCCGCATGGTTGACACAAGAGCAATGGGAAGTACTTCATCTTTCAAACACCCAAATATAGAAAATGAGGATGAAATACTTGCACTTAAGCTGTCTTCTGCTGGAGCTATTACATCAGAAAATAATAGTTCCTTGTCCAATGAGGAATCAGCAAACCTAACTAGTGTTACTTCACTCTCTGCTCAAG CTGCTAGCGTTGCTTCCCATTGGTTGGAACTTCTTCATCAAGACATCAAGGGTCGTCTTGCAG CATTACGACGTAGTAAGAAGAGGGTGCGGGCTGTTATTCATACTGAGTTGCCTTTCCTATTATCAAAAGAATTCCTGTCTGTCCAAGAGAATGCTCCTTACAACTCAAAAACTGCTGATGCTGGTCATTCTCACAATTCAGCTGCTGATGCACATCGTGCTAAATGGAATGTACTGTTTGATCAGATGGATAGAACATTGTCTGAAGAAGAGAAACAATTG GAAAGTTGGTTAAACCAAGTAACAGAAATGCAGTTGCATTGTGACACGGGTCTTTTCAAATATAGTACAGCATATAGTCTGCAGCATTCAAGCACTTTTGAAAACGATTGCAG ACTACATAAAGCTGATAACTCAGAGAGGGATTTAGCTGTCAGAGCTGCTGCTGCTTCCATTTATTCAACGTGCAATTTCTTGTTGTCCATGGAGAACTTACCTTGCTGCTGA
- the LOC113755175 gene encoding tyrosine N-monooxygenase-like encodes MAMPVEPPLILAFILLFIIIKWGYNSFKKSRLGPKLPPGPSPWPIVGNIPELYKNKPPFYWIDGIMRKLNTDVALFHLGSVHVIVVNSPQVAREFLHNHDDQLASRPFTMATELSSRGFLSMAVSPWGPQWKKMRKMYTSELMTPARHRWLIEKRNQEADNYVSFILNQCKSSGRDGAVVDVRTALRHYAINVVRKVVFNTRYFGEGGKDGGPGEEEKEHVKAIFTILRHLYAFCVSDYLPWLRVLDIDNHEKIVKEALGVMNKYHDPIIEERITKRRINGEKQEPQDLLDVMISLKDATGKPLLSEEEIKAQCIELFFGVDSPTTSLEWAVAQMINKPEIQQKAVDEVDRVVGKGRLVQESDIPQLNYVKACVKESLRLHPITPFNLPHVSMSNIVVGGYFIPKGSHILLGRRGLGRNPKVWQEPLEFKPERYFNDDKSSKIELMEPELRLVTFSSGKRACPGIALGSALSVIALGRILQGFAWSVPENEGKIDLSEAPNEFEMAKPLHAHASPRLPATTYPIIS; translated from the exons ATGGCAATGCCAGTCGAGCCTCCCCTAATCCTTGCTTTTATCCTCCTCTTTATCATCATCAAATGGGGATATAATTCCTTCAAGAAAAGCAGGCTTGGTCCAAAACTTCCCCCTGGCCCATCACCATGGCCTATCGTAGGGAACATCCCTGAGCTCTACAAGAACAAGCCACCGTTTTATTGGATCGATGGCATAATGAGAAAACTCAATACCGACGTTGCACTCTTCCATTTAGGCAGCGTCCATGTCATCGTGGTGAATTCACCCCAAGTAGCTCGGGAATTCTTGCACAATCATGATGACCAACTGGCCTCCAGACCGTTCACCATGGCTACTGAACTCTCCAGCCGTGGCTTCCTGAGCATGGCTGTTTCTCCATGGGGTCCTCAGTggaagaaaatgagaaaaatgtaCACAAGTGAGTTGATGACCCCCGCGAGACATAGGTGGTTAATCGAGAAAAGGAACCAAGAAGCAGATAACTACGTGTCTTTCATTCTTAATCAGTGCAAGAGTTCTGGCAGAGATGGCGCTGTCGTTGATGTCAGAACAGCGCTCCGTCATTATGCTATAAATGTTGTTAGGAAGGTTGTTTTCAACACAAGATACTTCGGGGAAGGTGGGAAAGATGGAGGTCCaggtgaagaagaaaaagagcaTGTCAAAGCAATCTTCACAATTCTTCGGCACCTCTATGCATTCTGTGTATCCGATTATTTGCCTTGGTTGAGGGTGCTGGATATAGACAATCACGAGAAAATTGTGAAGGAGGCTTTAGGAGTTATGAACAAGTACCATGACCCAATCATAGAGGAAAGGATTACGAAACGCAGAATCAATGGAGAGAAACAAGAGCCACAAGATTTACTAGATGTTATGATATCGCTTAAGGATGCAACAGGGAAGCCATTATTATCAGAAGAAGAGATCAAAGCACAATGCATT GAGCTGTTCTTCGGGGTGGATAGTCCGACGACTTCGCTAGAATGGGCTGTGGCACAAATGATCAACAAACCGGAGATTCAACAGAAGGCCGTAGATGAGGTTGACAGGGTGGTGGGAAAAGGAAGACTGGTTCAAGAATCCGATATTCCGCAATTAAACTACGTCAAGGCATGCGTAAAAGAGTCTTTGAGACTCCACCCCATTACACCCTTTAACTTGCCTCACGTTTCCATGTCGAACATAGTCGTTGGTGGTTACTTCATTCCCAAAGGCAGCCACATCCTGTTGGGTCGCCGAGGACTTGGTCGGAATCCTAAAGTGTGGCAGGAGCCCCTGGAGTTTAAGCCCGAACGTTACTTCAATGACGATAAATCAAGTAAAATAGAGCTGATGGAGCCAGAGCTAAGGTTGGTTACCTTCAGTTCAGGTAAACGAGCTTGTCCAGGGATTGCACTGGGATCTGCGTTAAGCGTGATAGCATTGGGAAGGATTTTGCAAGGATTTGCTTGGAGTGTGCCGGAAAATGAAGGAAAGATCGATCTCTCTGAAGCACCCAATGAATTCGAAATGGCCAAACCGCTGCATGCACATGCCAGCCCACGTTTGCCTGCCACAACATATCCAATTATCTCATAA